In the genome of Coffea eugenioides isolate CCC68of unplaced genomic scaffold, Ceug_1.0 ScVebR1_3217;HRSCAF=4390, whole genome shotgun sequence, the window GAGGTCCAAATTCCTGAGATACGTAGTAATCCCAGAAGGAATATTTCCAACAAAATTATTCTGGTTCACAGCAAATCGGAACAGTGTTTGAATATTTACAAGGAGCTTGGGAATTTCACCTCTCAAATTGTTTGCTGAGAGAACCAATATTTGGAGCTTGGAAAGCTCTCCAAATCTCTCAGGGATTGATCCTGAAAGTTCATTGTGACTAAGATCAATCAGAGATAAATTACCATATTTCACTAGCCCTACCGGGATTTCACCTTGAAAACCATTAGTAGATAGCTGAAGTTCTTGTAAAAGATTGTTTTTCCCAAGATTGGTTGGTAGAGGACCAGTGAATTTGTTGTAGCTCAGGTTCAAACTCTTCAGAGAATCCAACCCATCGAATTGCAAATTGATGTTCCCCATCAGAAAATTACGAGACAAGTCCAAGACCTCTAACTTTTGAAAACCATTAAAAGTAGGCAAAGAACCACCCAATTCGTTCCTACTAATATTCAGCAGTTTCAAACCACTGATCCCACCACAGGAAGAGATAAACACATCTCGGATTGAGCTCAAATGATTATTAGAGATGTCAAGAGATTCTAAGCTATCAATCTGGCAAATAACAGGCAGAATTTCTGAGCTAGATATTGAAAACAATGGTAAAGAAAGTTCAGTTACAGAGGAGTTGCTTGAACTGCATGAAACTCCCACCCATGAACATGGATTAGAGTCTTTTTTCGCATTCCTCCATCGAAATGATGAATTCCCACTATTATTCTGAAGCATCTCATAAAGATTAGTCATGGTGGCAATTTGCTTTGAAGGTAGCTGAGAGAACACTGAGTAAatgaacaaaaagaagaaaaaaattgttGAGGAGATGTCAACATACTTACTCATTTTGGGCAGAAATCTTTGGCTAACTTAGACTTAGGTTTTGGAGTATTTCACACCTGAATCTCAAGTATTAATTGTGAATATGCATATATCCAGGTATGTGCATGTACTTGTCATTCCATGTGTGAGGCAAACCAATGTGTGGAAAAATGTTCTTGACATTATGGAAGTTATTTAAGTTGACTGGACTTAGAGATCGGATTGGCCGTGACGCACCGGGCAGCAAACAGCCAGTTCTGGCAAAATTTCTTCAAGTCAAGTCAAAAAATAAGGTAGGCAATTCATATGGTGTCAGAAATTCCATTTCCATAAATTGTGGACCACTTTTTACCTTTTAGGAGCAAGTTTTGAGATAGTTCTGATGTAGGGCTAATAGCTCCAAGAAGTGGAATGAAATGTCTTGAACAAGCAGTAACAGCTAAGATGGATTTTGACAGAGGAGGTGAAAGCTTTTAAATTGTCTTTCCCTATAGTATGTTTAGCAGTTTCAACTAACTGATCTTTTCCAAAGAACATATAGATATAACCATATGATCGTCGCCCTTCAACTATTGCTGAATCCACTTTTTAGGTGGAGCTTAACTGCTCGTACATGAGTGCCAGAGACTTGATTGCTATTGCTAACAGGTTTCTGACAAGAGAAGTAGCTCTCTCAAAGGAATTCTTGTTATCAAGTCCAAGCTTCAAACTGTGTTTGTAAATCAAAcataccccaaaaaaaaacaaagtaacGTGCAAACAGAAAGTAAAGAGAAATTGATGAAGCTGCTGAAAAtgcttttcttcctttctttctccaaaattttcttagattACTGTCACTTGGTCTCAATCTGTCAACAAACGATGCTAATTCAGTTTTACCTGTATCAAAATTCATATGTCCAGCTATAAAGTTgaaggtttaaaaaaaaaaaggttgaatGTTTATggcaaaggaaaacaaattatCAAATATCACTGAAGCCAAATGGTTGCCTGTGTCTCAACACTTTTGCTGTCATAGACCAATGCAAAGTAATCGTTGCGAGCCGTGGTCGCTACTCGCTAATTAACTAACAGCTGGAGCATTTTTAACGGCTTTTAAAGTATCTAGATGTCTATCGAAGGATTCATCTTATATAtaaagaagacaaaaaaaaatgaagaaagcaAGACTGCTGGTTGGAAAATTTCAACTTATTTTACTTTAAGTAGGAATAACTCCAGTCTTCACGCTTCCAGTCCCTAATAAATGTGATGTGTAGATTGTAGACCAAGACACCAATGTCATTTCGATTGATCAACCATTAACTTCTATTCTACCACTGTTGGGATTAAATGCCAAAGACTCAAGTCTTCCAAGAATTTTATCACAGGAGACTTAAATGTGAAGAATACACAGATTGTCAGATTTAAAGATGCAAATATATGTAAACATGTAACTATACAAGACTCGTTAAAGCGAAGGAGGAAAGATGATCTAGAGTGGAGCCGTGGAGGTGCAGGCTCAAAACCAAGTCTTTCTTGATAGGTTAAACTCATGGTGCTGAAATGATGCGAAACTCACGCGTTTTTCGCGTTTTTGGCGTTTTTGGAGTGATTTGTAGTTCTTAGTGCCTTCTTTGACCTGTGCTCCTTAGTAATTTGCATAGGGACGGAACCAGAAACTTCACTTTGAGGAACAACTTTCATAGACATGAAAGCAttacagtttaaaaaaaaaaaaacttcaaaaaatttcCCAAGTTTGAAAGGGAAATAACATAATTTTCAAGAACGTAGGGGCTGTAACTAGAGGTGGgcacgggtcgggtacccgtTCCAAACATGATTTGGCTGATTCGACCCTAACCTATCGGATCACTATTTTTTTTACCCTAATCCGCTCCACTTGTTTTCGGATACCCGATCCTCAGGTATTCGAAAAAAAGGGACGGATCATAGGGTACCCGCCCTATAATTCATGTTTACTAATATCCATTTTTCAAGCACAACAAATATCACCTTCCAATAAATTACTAAAGCAGAATAAGAAAACATAGAGAATAAGTGCCAAATTTAGCTTCGACATAAATAGAAAACAGAAAAGGAAGTGCCAACCACACCAACTTCAGCAACTCTCGGTTCTAGAAACAAATTCCCCCATCCTAACAACTTTCACAGGCCTActaaaattcaagaaatcatAGGCTAAAAGAGATGCTACATGCTGATGCGAATAACTACAGAAGTACACACCAGTAAACTTTGATTATTTAAGAAGCATTAGCAAAGTCAATAAGTGCGAGTTCTGCACTTTCCAACTCCACCTTTCTGTCACCTAGCGAAGATGCTATTCCCTCCCCCTccttatttttctgatttaatccATTAAAAAATCCATATCTCCTATCAAGAATCTGGGCAGTGGGCATCACAGATTCACCGAAATACTAGGGTTCACTTACGAGGTTGAGAGCTTGCATTGAAGGTCCGGCGTTCTGCAGCTTCTGCTTGAGGCTTGCTTTGAGGAGCACCAGCAAATCAGAAATGGGTTGTGATTCTCTCATGATTCCAAGACAATTGTATATTTGTAGCACAAAGTGGTGaaaattgaagagaaatttggaattgTTGTGATGAAAATTGAAGAGAAGAAGAGGAGATATTCGGCTGAAGACTGAAGATAGAGAGAAACTTGGAAAGTGGAAAACTGAATGTCGATAAAATTTCTTTAGGGTAAATGATTTAAGGAAATTATAAAATTGTccctatattttttaatatttatataatatatccCAGTTCGGGTACCtgcgaatttttatttttataaccCGTATCCGTATCCGAATTTTACAGGTACCCGACCCTTCTCCGCTAATAGAAATCGGGTCAGTTATCTTAATTTTCGGTGCGAGACGAATCGAATTGCTCGAATTTTCGAGTTGACGGGTTTTTTTGTCCACCCCTAGTTGTGACTGCTCTCTGCCCCTTTTGATTCCGTCCTTGGTCTCATGGAAGTCACCTGATAGATTATGTAGATGTACAGCTAATTATGCCCTGAATTTGGACAATGATATTAAAAGGACAATTAACTTCGCACTGTGGATGGTGGATGCCATTAGTAtgggtttgtttaaattgcaagattttcaaataaaaatttcagattttgttttgcttgtATCATACACATAATTTTTAACCACCTTTTaatttcacatacattacatcacaaaaagtgctacagtaattatttcaaataaatattttaaataaattcatatccaaacaaacccaattgTTTTAGGAATTGCCAATGTGgatgtatagctcctcgatttGGACAATAATGTTGAAAGAAAGTTTAATTCGGAATTGTGAATAATCACTCTAGATTGGTTCAATGGTGAGAAGAAAACTTTTAGAATCCTTTAGATTGCTAAATtcagggtttcaattttgaatttgatggTTGGGGTGAAAAATGTTTGGGGAGGAAATaataaacctttttttttaaaataatggCCCAAATTTAGGCCACATCAAGTTGGCccaatttgaccaattgctttGGCAATCATATTGAAATTACGTCGATATTCGTTATTCAAATTATTAAATCAATCataaagacaaaaataaattttttttttgttgagcaAATGAATGAACGAAATGCGTTAATATTTTAAATTAATATCATTCAGTTTGCAATATTCAATTTAGCTTATAAACGCATAAGTTAGGTAATTATGAGATCACTAATTTGACTCTCGATCTTTCTACTTTTCCCCCTTTCGCATTACAAGGTTTGAAAGTCTATTTTTGAAGCAAAGAAAGTAATACCACTCAACCTCTTGCAAAGTTTAAAGCAATGTGCATTCTCCCAAGCGATGATAACCCAGATATTCTTTGCTAGAAACCAGATTCAAAAGGGAAATTCCTACCAATGTCAGCATATAAAATCACGTGGAAAGAAAAGGAGCCAAGGCCTGGAGATGCAGGATGGGATACGATTTGGAAAATTAGGGTCCTCAAAGGTGGCAATTCCTGCTATGGACAATTCGGCAACGAAGACATTTGGCAACGGATGACTTGTGCCAGATTTGTAACAAATGCTCGTGCAGTCAGGGATTCCGACTGAATCAGGGCATTGTGGATACTGGTGGTAATTCAGAATAAATGGGAGTACCTTTTCAGTAAATCGTCATTTGAATTGTTTGATTGCAATCTGAACCAGGATGGAATTGGAATTGGGGGTAAACTGAAAGTTACTTTTCCAACAGATTATACATTTTGCATGGAGAGCAAGAAATACAGTGAAGGCGGTAACCGTTGCTACATCCTTGCCTAAGTACTCTATTAGCAATGGCAGATCAAACAAAGAGTGTACTTCTTTAAGGCTCATGTTGAACTCCAACGCAGGAATGTTTTCATCAGATGAAGTCCACCCCCGGAAGGTACACTGTTAAAGACAATGTTGGCAGCGCATCTGGGAGTAATCCAGGAATGGCAGGAATAAGGAGGGCTGATAAGTGATGACAGGGGAAGATGGAAGAGAGGCTCTCAAAGAATATTGGCAAGGGAGCAATTATTGAAGTTGGCATGGGAGTAGGGATTCAGGAAAGTCATCTTACAGAATGATTCCAAGGTGCGGTTAGCTTCGATTGAAAAGGTAGATTTTACTTCACCGCACTATAACTTAGCAAAGCAAATCAAAGAATGTATGAGAAAGAATGGTCGTGCAACCTCCAACAGAGGGAAGACAACTGGAGTGCTTACTGGCAGACTAAGGCAGGAATACAAAACCAATATGATCAAGGTTTATTAAATGAAGGgcccttaaagaaattttagAGGCTGATGTAATCAGGGTAGCCACCCCACGTTTTATTTCTGCTAAGGGGACTAGGTAAGCTGACTCGTTTGTTCCATAAACAAAAGACAGCAATGTAGCTAACTTGAACATCCTCATTCCCAAAGGACCAGTGCAGAAATTAAACTACAAACCATATCAATCAGTAAAAACTCTGAACCTTTTAACTTATACCAGAGAAGCAtaacaagaaagagaaacacGAGTAAACTAGGAGAGATCTAAGCTATCATTCATTATAGGTGCGATATACATCAGGAATCTCCAAACAAAACATATGCAAAAAGCTTCAACCAACCCCTAccaaaagaagagagagagagagagataacaCCTAGGCGCCATCCTCTATTCTGGAAATCATTTGCTGTGCCAACAGTTTATCGATGATCATTTTAAGTGCAGAGGCACTCACCCGACATTTATCGTCGGAAAAGCACGATCTTCCTTCTTCAGCTGCTTTGCATAGCTGAGGATCCAGTGGAACCTTTCCAAGAAAAGGGATGCCCATCTCACTGCACATTCTACCAGCACCTCCAGCACTACTATCGAATATTTCAGTGTAAGCGACAACATCCAGCATTTCTGGGGCTTTCTCCTTCATATATGATAGGATCCACTCAGTCATATCCTTTTGTTCACCTGTTTCTGTTGTCCTCATGAATCTGAACACCGACAATGGTTGACACAGACCACTCATGTTTTCAACAACACCAAGAACCTTTAGGCCGACTTTCTTACAGAAACTCACTTCTTTTCTGACGTCTATTAGAGATACCTGTTGTGGAGTAGTGACTACAATAGCACCATCTATTCCAGTCGCTTGAAGAAATTGAACAATTGAGATGTGCTCATCCGAGGTTCCAGGTGGAGCATCAATCACAAGAAAATCAAGCTCCCCCCAATAAACGTCCTTTAAGAACTGCTTGATTAGGCCATTCTTGCGGGGACCTCTCCATATGACGGCCTCATCTGGGTTGGGAAGCATAAATCCAATTGACATGACCCCAAGGTTAGACTCAACATAAACAGGAGACCATCCAAGATTACTTTGGTGAATCTCTTGTCCTTCAAGGCCAAGCATCTTTGGGATGCTTGGTCCACAAATATCTATATCAAGTAGACCCACTTGAAAATCCATAGCTGCTAGTGAATAAGAAAGTTGAGCTGAGAATGTACTCTTGCCCACACCACCCTTGCCAGATAAAACCAGTATCTTGTGCTTTACAGTAGCCATTCGCTCTACTATGGTAACCAAATCTGCAAcagaaatcaagaagaaataaaCCAGTAAATAAATGTTCCTTGCCTCATAAGAGCAATGATCGAGCAGAACTATACAAAAGCTGCAGGAAACTAGGAAAGGCAAGCTTGAAAAATTTTCTGCCATACAGCACTCAGATGAAAAATGATTCATATGAACCTCTAATGAAAATTGAGATCCAGTTAAAAATGAGATCCACATTTTCCAGAAGCTAGTACATGGCAGAAATATCTGTTTTAGATGATGCTTGCatcagaagaaaaaattggaagCATGCCAATTTCCTACCAGTAAAACTTGACAGTTTCAATTTATCTCAAGACCACCCAACTCCTGGTTTCTCAAACTTTTCATTAATTGTTGGTACTTCATGCCAACAGAAGAAAATGCATCAAGTCATCAATATTTTCAACCCTCAAAAGCAGTAAAATACACAGACTCATGCAAATATAGTAAAATAAGAGTTCACATTGATCCATTTTGAAAAAGGGGGGGGGGACCCACACTAACTGCGAGCTCAGCACAGCCAAGAATACATCAGCTAATGTTGGAGTTCAACCTTAGACGGAATCATGAACCCAAGAACTTAATTACCAGAACACAAAATAACAAGACAGTAGTTAAAGTACTTTAgaagaaaatattcttttcttGACTCCAAATGCCTCAATTTAATAACTATTCATTTCCAGTGACAAACTACAGATAATTTCACTAAAATCTCAATTCCAATGTCCCTAGTTTGATGATTGAATATGTTCCATTCTCATGCAATTCATCATTACTACCACCTAAGGCAAGTTTTCCGCAAGAAGCAGTTGGAATTCAACATGTCAGgttataaaaattttgccctgACATTTTTTCCCATTAGTAGACATGCCCATTTTCACAGGTGGAGAATCAAGTTGAGCATATCACAATCTCACATATTTAAGGATCTAGCTATTTGAAAGCTAGATATCATGCATTCTGAAGGATTAACAAAAAGCATAAATTCATTGGCAATAACAGCAGTTTTATGAAAACACTTAAAAGAATCAAGATGCAATATGAAAGAGAGAGAAGATTCAACACCAATTAGaagtatttataagaaaagcaGCTGGAGTGGCGAAAGCTATTGCAAATGAATATGATTAACAAAAGCATGGCACATCCCATTGACTTTGGTTACTGCCTTCTGTTTTATATCAGTTCATTCTTTTGGGGGGAGTGCAGCAAGTAAAATCTTCAACTTAAGCAATACAAGAAAACTTTACAGGAGGTCCAGAATGTGTGAATGCTACGTGTGAGACACACACCACTACCTAATGGCTTCCTTTTTCTCAGAAACAATCGCAACAGATAAATCCGGCATAGTATGTTCAGTTTTGACATATGACAAATTCCTATCTAAAGCGTCTTTCCATCAAGTTAACAACACACAGTCATGAGCTGCAAAATTGTTTATGACATATGAAAACACCATTCAAGTAGCACCAATCAGAACAAGTACAGTACtgaattgtttctttttttttttaaaaaaaaaagcaaattaaAAACCACAAGATCATGTGGCTAACATCAAGTGATCCAGATTGGGCTTCATCTAGCCTACCTGTAGTATTCGAGAAATTCAAGTTAGTTAAGTTACCTAACAGCATTTAACTCCAATACTATATCTCACTTACTTTGAGAGTGTGATCTTGAATACGTTCTAGGGATGCTTGGCTTAACTGAACACATCAAGCTAATCTTGAATACATTCTAGGGATGCTTGGCTTAACTGAACATATCGAGCTATCAGTCAAGCTCTAGTACAGCGTTGGAGAAATGTTATTAGAACGATTCAATCCCATTTTGCTAAACTTTACCCAACATTTGTCTGCCAATATTAACAGAGGTAGCCGCAAAAACATATTTCAGTAAAAACTACCCGTGTACAAACTACTCAAATTATTCTAAATTGGAAATTTGGCTTTTCAACAACCAAATCCCGTTTAATCCTCTGCTTATTCTCACCATCTTCTGAAATTTAAGAGGTTTAACAGTACATGACatatcaaataaaaattttacattttttatgcCTCCCCTCCTTGCAACCATTCAAAAATCaataacaataatttaattTGAGTTAAACACCTTCTCCCTCCCCGCCGCGGCCCTTCCCCatcaaaacaaaaactaaaaaaaataacagatatttttgctaaaaaaaaaaaaggacctgGGTCGGGGCCTTTAGGAGCAGTAGCACAGGCTTCT includes:
- the LOC113757663 gene encoding cytosolic Fe-S cluster assembly factor NBP35-like yields the protein MENGDYKDVPENANEHCPGTQSESAGKSDACKGCPNQEACATAPKGPDPDLVTIVERMATVKHKILVLSGKGGVGKSTFSAQLSYSLAAMDFQVGLLDIDICGPSIPKMLGLEGQEIHQSNLGWSPVYVESNLGVMSIGFMLPNPDEAVIWRGPRKNGLIKQFLKDVYWGELDFLVIDAPPGTSDEHISIVQFLQATGIDGAIVVTTPQQVSLIDVRKEVSFCKKVGLKVLGVVENMSGLCQPLSVFRFMRTTETGEQKDMTEWILSYMKEKAPEMLDVVAYTEIFDSSAGGAGRMCSEMGIPFLGKVPLDPQLCKAAEEGRSCFSDDKCRVSASALKMIIDKLLAQQMISRIEDGA
- the LOC113757662 gene encoding leucine-rich repeat receptor-like protein kinase PXC2, which gives rise to MRESQPISDLLVLLKASLKQKLQNAGPSMQALNLLPSKQIATMTNLYEMLQNNSGNSSFRWRNAKKDSNPCSWVGVSCSSSNSSVTELSLPLFSISSSEILPVICQIDSLESLDISNNHLSSIRDVFISSCGGISGLKLLNISRNELGGSLPTFNGFQKLEVLDLSRNFLMGNINLQFDGLDSLKSLNLSYNKFTGPLPTNLGKNNLLQELQLSTNGFQGEIPVGLVKYGNLSLIDLSHNELSGSIPERFGELSKLQILVLSANNLRGEIPKLLVNIQTLFRFAVNQNNFVGNIPSGITTYLRNLDLSFNRLSGTIPQDLLSPPCRQRKFI